The following are encoded together in the Streptomyces sp. NBC_00358 genome:
- a CDS encoding response regulator transcription factor, with product MRVLVVEDDPGIAASLVRGLERAGYEARGVGTGREALAAVPEPDVVLLDLGLPDLDGLEVCRRIRSRSDAAIIVVTARGEEADRVAALDEGADDYLVKPFGLAELLARIRAVLRRVQPSGSALLRHGPLAVDPRTRKVTVDGHDVALTPKEFDILECLAVDPGRVVTRQEVLERAWDAHWYGPTKVLDVHIAALRRKLGVPGLVETVYGRGFRLGTPEPGQEPDAGAR from the coding sequence GTGCGTGTTCTGGTGGTCGAGGACGACCCGGGGATCGCCGCCTCCCTCGTACGGGGCCTGGAGCGGGCCGGGTACGAGGCACGCGGCGTCGGCACCGGGCGGGAGGCGCTCGCGGCCGTCCCGGAACCCGATGTGGTGCTGCTGGACCTGGGGCTGCCCGACCTGGACGGTCTGGAGGTCTGCCGCCGGATACGGAGCCGTTCCGACGCGGCGATCATCGTGGTGACGGCGCGCGGCGAGGAAGCCGACCGGGTCGCGGCCCTGGACGAGGGCGCCGATGACTACCTGGTCAAACCGTTCGGCCTGGCGGAACTGCTGGCACGGATCCGGGCCGTGCTGCGCCGCGTCCAGCCGTCCGGCTCCGCGTTGTTGCGGCACGGCCCCCTCGCGGTGGACCCGCGGACCCGCAAAGTGACCGTCGACGGCCACGACGTCGCGCTCACACCCAAGGAGTTCGACATCCTGGAGTGCCTGGCCGTCGACCCGGGGCGGGTGGTCACCCGGCAGGAGGTCCTGGAGCGCGCCTGGGACGCCCACTGGTACGGCCCCACCAAGGTGCTGGACGTGCACATCGCGGCGCTGCGCCGCAAGCTCGGCGTCCCCGGACTGGTGGAGACCGTGTACGGCCGCGGATTCCGCCTCGGCACACCCGAGCCGGGCCAGGAGCCGGACGCCGGTGCGCGATGA
- a CDS encoding MFS transporter, giving the protein MRLWAGAHAVDDFYQGLVPAAVPYFVLQRDFSYVQASGLALAATLGSALPQVPIGLLADRFRLRWMSPLGVSLAGVGAGMSGLVPSYPLVFALLLMAGVGIAMFHPPAGRDARSAAGGSATAMSYFAAGGSVGFFVAPALVTPALDNFGMGATALFIPPAVLMGFVLLRHHSRTSDTAVKKVRRQGTDRPGRFAALTAVEIVRSTISTGLNTFISLYWIRHLEASSGLGGLALTLELGGGVAGTLLGGRLADRIGMVRTVQVGNAAMLPALWLMLNCDDKYVALPLALLVGLVSNIPFAVLIKLGQDYLPSRPGTAAGVTLGLAMSAGGLFMPLLGVVATHYGPRGALAVLATVPVLAMVFSAFLREPAQDEPEPAEDAPLAAS; this is encoded by the coding sequence ATGCGGCTCTGGGCCGGCGCCCATGCCGTCGACGACTTCTACCAGGGCCTCGTACCCGCCGCGGTCCCCTACTTCGTGCTGCAGCGCGACTTCAGTTACGTGCAGGCTTCGGGGCTGGCACTCGCCGCGACGCTCGGCAGCGCCTTGCCGCAGGTGCCGATCGGACTGCTCGCCGACCGGTTCCGGCTGCGGTGGATGTCGCCGCTGGGGGTCAGCCTGGCGGGTGTCGGGGCGGGCATGTCCGGACTGGTGCCCTCCTACCCGCTGGTGTTCGCCCTCCTGCTGATGGCGGGTGTCGGTATCGCGATGTTCCATCCGCCCGCGGGGCGCGATGCGCGCAGTGCGGCCGGGGGCAGTGCCACCGCGATGAGCTACTTCGCCGCGGGCGGCAGCGTGGGGTTCTTCGTCGCCCCGGCGCTGGTCACACCAGCCCTGGACAACTTCGGGATGGGCGCGACCGCGCTGTTCATCCCGCCTGCCGTCCTCATGGGCTTCGTCCTGCTGCGCCACCACAGCCGCACGTCCGATACGGCGGTCAAGAAGGTGCGGCGCCAGGGCACGGACCGGCCAGGCCGGTTCGCGGCGCTGACCGCTGTCGAGATCGTGCGGTCCACCATCTCGACCGGACTGAACACCTTCATCTCGCTGTACTGGATTCGCCATCTGGAGGCGAGCAGCGGTCTCGGTGGTCTCGCGCTGACGCTTGAACTCGGCGGCGGTGTGGCCGGCACGCTGCTGGGCGGGCGGCTGGCTGACCGCATCGGCATGGTGCGCACGGTGCAGGTCGGCAACGCGGCCATGCTGCCCGCCCTGTGGCTCATGCTGAACTGCGACGACAAGTACGTCGCGCTGCCACTCGCGTTGCTGGTCGGCCTGGTCTCGAACATCCCGTTCGCCGTCCTCATCAAGCTCGGCCAGGATTACCTGCCCAGCCGGCCGGGGACCGCCGCGGGCGTGACTCTCGGCCTCGCGATGAGCGCCGGCGGACTGTTCATGCCGCTGCTGGGCGTCGTCGCGACCCACTACGGTCCCCGAGGCGCGCTCGCTGTACTCGCCACCGTGCCGGTTCTCGCGATGGTGTTCTCCGCCTTCTTGCGTGAACCGGCCCAGGACGAGCCGGAGCCCGCCGAGGACGCACCCCTCGCCGCATCCTGA
- a CDS encoding SMI1/KNR4 family protein codes for MTTIDDLIALVPPPANPVDASGDWTQVEAGLGLELPADFKALISSYGLGQFVDFINPLTPFGSRNLLLRSAQRLLDSERPFREANPDDCPYPYYPEAGGLLEWAGTDNGDRLCWVTDGHPDTWTVVAWNPRGWYYDAHDTGAVGFLHGWLSGRLNTTVFAANTHLTAPWFEPFRELTHVNIKLTDGRRTYPERLRILQQALSPTADRGSHTRGEHHQDHFTATELGWNLTYETAYTHQIRIAFPPDDEDRARSTLLATVRRMGCDVLSTTTHRGRPVWD; via the coding sequence ATGACAACGATTGACGACCTGATCGCCCTCGTACCCCCACCGGCGAACCCCGTCGACGCGAGCGGTGACTGGACTCAGGTCGAGGCGGGCCTCGGCCTGGAACTCCCCGCCGACTTCAAGGCTCTCATCAGCTCCTACGGCTTGGGACAGTTCGTCGACTTCATCAACCCCCTCACGCCGTTCGGCAGCCGCAACCTCCTGCTGCGGTCCGCACAGCGGCTACTGGACAGCGAACGCCCCTTCCGCGAGGCGAACCCGGACGACTGCCCCTACCCGTACTATCCGGAGGCCGGTGGCCTGCTGGAATGGGCTGGGACCGACAACGGCGACCGGCTCTGCTGGGTGACCGACGGACACCCGGACACCTGGACCGTCGTCGCATGGAATCCGCGTGGGTGGTACTACGACGCCCACGACACCGGCGCGGTCGGCTTCCTCCACGGCTGGCTGAGCGGACGGCTCAACACGACCGTCTTCGCTGCCAACACGCACCTCACGGCACCATGGTTCGAGCCCTTCCGCGAGCTCACCCACGTCAACATCAAGCTGACCGATGGCCGGCGAACCTACCCCGAGCGCCTTCGGATCCTGCAGCAGGCACTCTCCCCGACTGCTGACCGAGGCAGTCACACGAGGGGAGAGCACCACCAGGATCACTTCACCGCCACCGAACTCGGCTGGAATCTCACCTACGAGACGGCCTACACCCACCAGATCCGTATCGCCTTCCCACCCGACGACGAAGACAGAGCGCGCTCAACCCTCCTCGCCACCGTCCGCAGGATGGGCTGTGATGTGCTGTCCACGACGACGCACCGAGGCCGGCCCGTTTGGGACTGA
- a CDS encoding ketopantoate reductase family protein — MKLLVYGAGVCGSLFAARMYEAGHDVSLLARGERLTALRRQGVQLAEEDGPVRRVPVPVIEHPDDGYDLITVIVRTHQVDAVLESLAGVRGDVLFLLNWAAGPKTLGAVIGHERVLLGFPTTGGTMDGDVVRYRKTNFITRRVAMPIGEPDGRTTPRVARIVETFRTAGINAKAEPQMDAWLRTHAAFEVPLGLAVYAAGGPVALADAPDAVRGMLHLMRQNLAAMGTPPVPRAFSALRALPQGLLVAVLRRFLKSPTAVHSGLNDLSPATEAELERLAEQLRAPAGAS; from the coding sequence ATGAAGCTGCTCGTGTACGGCGCCGGGGTTTGCGGCAGCCTGTTCGCCGCCCGCATGTACGAGGCCGGCCACGACGTCTCGCTCCTCGCCCGGGGCGAACGCCTGACCGCCCTGCGCCGGCAAGGAGTGCAGCTTGCCGAGGAAGACGGCCCTGTCAGGCGGGTGCCGGTACCCGTGATAGAGCACCCGGACGACGGGTACGACCTGATCACCGTCATCGTTCGCACCCACCAGGTGGATGCAGTGCTGGAATCACTCGCGGGTGTCCGAGGTGACGTGCTGTTCCTGCTCAACTGGGCAGCCGGCCCGAAGACGCTGGGTGCGGTGATCGGCCACGAGCGGGTGCTGCTCGGCTTCCCCACGACTGGCGGCACGATGGACGGCGACGTGGTCCGCTACCGCAAGACCAATTTCATCACCCGCCGGGTCGCGATGCCGATCGGCGAGCCCGACGGCCGTACCACCCCGCGAGTGGCACGGATCGTGGAGACGTTCCGTACTGCCGGGATCAACGCCAAGGCCGAGCCGCAGATGGATGCCTGGCTCAGGACGCACGCCGCGTTCGAGGTCCCGCTCGGCCTGGCGGTATACGCGGCGGGCGGCCCGGTAGCGCTGGCCGACGCCCCGGACGCGGTACGCGGCATGCTCCACCTCATGCGACAGAACCTCGCCGCGATGGGGACGCCGCCGGTACCTCGCGCGTTCTCCGCGTTGCGGGCTCTGCCGCAAGGGCTCCTTGTGGCCGTGCTCCGGCGCTTCCTGAAGAGCCCGACGGCCGTGCACAGCGGACTCAACGACCTCTCGCCTGCCACGGAGGCCGAACTCGAGCGGCTGGCCGAACAACTCCGTGCCCCGGCGGGAGCCAGCTAA
- a CDS encoding FAD:protein FMN transferase, which translates to MNAAPAGALGRPGTGTRTTPPAGTARPATNRPAHAEPATAVFSALGTTAVLLTANPARADDALLILRAELAAIDAACSRFRPDSELSRANVTACAGPVPVSALLAEALETALRAAELTDGAVDPTVGPAVAALGYDRTFTQVAARQPEDTGPTTAPLPAAGWRTVRWDPALRLLRLPAGTTLDLGATAKALAADRAARRAAAAVGCGVLVNLGGDLSAAGDPPDGGWRVAIADDHAAPDVGAGHPVVSIRDGGLATSGTTVRTWRRGGRTLHHIVDPATGDIPPPVWRTVSVAAASCVDANTATTAALVLGERAPDWLRGTGLPARLVRTDGRLLYLGAWPADGDGR; encoded by the coding sequence GTGAACGCCGCACCGGCGGGCGCCCTCGGTCGCCCCGGAACCGGCACGCGCACCACACCCCCGGCCGGAACCGCTCGCCCCGCCACCAACCGTCCGGCCCACGCGGAGCCAGCCACAGCGGTCTTCTCCGCTCTCGGTACCACGGCCGTGCTGCTCACCGCGAACCCGGCCCGCGCCGACGACGCACTGCTGATCCTGCGGGCGGAGCTGGCCGCCATCGACGCGGCGTGCAGCCGGTTTCGTCCCGACTCAGAGCTCTCCCGCGCCAACGTCACGGCCTGCGCCGGGCCGGTGCCGGTGAGCGCCCTGCTCGCCGAGGCACTGGAGACGGCCCTGCGCGCCGCCGAACTCACCGACGGCGCCGTCGACCCCACGGTGGGCCCGGCGGTCGCGGCTCTCGGCTACGACCGCACGTTCACCCAGGTGGCCGCACGGCAGCCCGAGGACACCGGACCGACGACCGCGCCACTCCCCGCCGCAGGCTGGCGAACCGTCCGCTGGGACCCCGCGCTGCGCCTTCTGCGCCTTCCCGCCGGAACCACACTCGACCTCGGCGCCACGGCCAAGGCCTTGGCCGCCGACCGGGCGGCCCGGCGGGCCGCCGCGGCGGTGGGCTGCGGCGTCCTGGTCAACCTCGGCGGCGACCTGTCGGCGGCCGGCGATCCGCCGGACGGCGGCTGGCGGGTCGCGATCGCCGACGACCACGCGGCCCCGGACGTGGGCGCCGGACACCCGGTCGTCTCGATCCGTGACGGCGGCCTCGCCACGTCCGGCACCACCGTACGGACCTGGCGCCGCGGTGGCCGGACGCTGCACCACATCGTCGACCCGGCCACCGGCGACATCCCGCCGCCCGTCTGGCGCACCGTCAGTGTCGCCGCGGCCAGTTGCGTGGACGCCAACACCGCCACCACCGCCGCCCTGGTCCTCGGCGAACGCGCCCCCGACTGGCTGCGCGGCACCGGGCTTCCGGCCCGTCTCGTCCGCACCGACGGAAGGCTGCTGTACCTGGGGGCCTGGCCTGCCGACGGAGACGGCCGATGA
- a CDS encoding S8 family peptidase, producing MKRARAFTIAAATSVALVAGMTGPTTAIAANTTTPPNTPRLDGNQRIQLITGDRVVVGAKGQVMGFEPAEGRERIPVQVQRIKGHTLVVPSDAQRLIATGKLDQRLFDVGELTDPQLRKSQRDGLKLIVQYDGGANAARAEVRSAGDTQLRRTFPTIDADAIRTSRNDVAKVWEALTDEHKNGVRATASGIKKVWLDGVRRASVDRSVEQIGADKAWEAGYDGTGVKIAVLDTGVDKTHDDLKTQVIDEKNFSGSPDTVDRVGHGTHVASIAAGTGAKSGGTYKGVAPGAKVISGKVLNDEGFGDDSAIIAGMEWAADEGADIINLSLGGSDSPGVDPMEEEVNRLSAEKGVLFAIAAGNDGEYGQSTVGSPGSADAALTVGAVDKDDKLAAFSSIGPRVGDGAVKPDVTAPGVAITAAAASGSAFDTDPGIPHPAPGYLQLDGTSMATPHVAGAAAILKQQHPTWKATELKAALIASAKGGDYTVFQQGSGRIQVDKALSQSVIADPVSLTFGVAQWPHTDDQPLTRKIGYRNLGSSDVTLDLSVSVLDPTGKPAPAGFFALGTTRVTVPADGRTDVDLTADTRIGDADGTYSGYVTATGVGQSVRTAVAAVREVESYDVTLRTLGRDGADAQNFSNSLTGVAGPAKGFQTRIDNEPGTHTIRVPKGSYMLDTAVYQDPSDLTKGTDWISQPKLDVSGDTTVTADARTTEPVDITVPGLDSADRGGTYYERATEIGRVGNGWVLRGFTGFRTAHMGPAVTDGSLLQTWDAHFLKGATTQYSVAYGGGTEKVATGYTKHVKADELATLKVGIGASAAGKTALVSPYAHLPGAPEGNGFSAPQAAPGTRTFHVSTADGVKWLTRMDQLGDPDQWGYPALDVAYEMAAPKRYEAGRTYREKFNTGVFGPRLGGNMGVFRTAPDPATGEQQLIGSLPLFADGKGHVGYSSYTSATSALYRDGVKVGENDDPLSGAKPFTVDSADAEYRLTTSVERSAKVASASTRVDTGFTFRSKEVSATTALPVSTVRFAAPVGLASRAPAGKPVRFPVTVQGSAAGKNLKSLLVSVSYDDGTTWQLVKVESGKISVRNPAKDQGISFLAHVTDKQGNESTLTIRNAYYGK from the coding sequence GTGAAGAGAGCACGCGCCTTCACCATCGCAGCCGCCACGTCCGTGGCCCTCGTGGCAGGCATGACCGGCCCCACGACAGCGATCGCCGCGAACACGACGACCCCACCGAACACACCGCGCCTCGACGGCAATCAGCGGATCCAGCTCATCACGGGCGACCGTGTGGTGGTCGGCGCCAAGGGCCAAGTGATGGGCTTCGAGCCCGCCGAGGGCCGTGAGCGCATACCCGTGCAGGTGCAGCGCATCAAGGGCCACACGCTGGTGGTGCCCAGCGACGCGCAGCGCCTGATCGCCACGGGGAAGCTGGACCAGCGGCTCTTCGACGTCGGTGAACTCACCGATCCGCAGCTGCGCAAGAGCCAGCGCGACGGGCTGAAGCTGATCGTGCAGTACGACGGGGGCGCCAACGCCGCACGGGCCGAGGTGCGTTCGGCCGGTGACACCCAACTGCGGCGCACGTTCCCCACCATCGACGCCGACGCCATCCGTACGTCGCGGAACGACGTGGCCAAGGTGTGGGAGGCGCTGACCGACGAGCACAAGAACGGGGTGCGCGCCACCGCCTCCGGCATCAAGAAGGTCTGGCTGGACGGGGTGCGCAGGGCAAGTGTGGACCGCAGCGTCGAGCAGATCGGCGCCGACAAGGCGTGGGAGGCCGGGTACGACGGCACCGGCGTCAAGATCGCCGTCCTCGACACCGGCGTCGACAAGACCCACGACGACCTGAAGACCCAGGTCATCGACGAGAAGAACTTCTCCGGCTCACCCGACACCGTGGACCGCGTCGGGCACGGCACACACGTCGCCTCGATCGCCGCCGGAACCGGCGCCAAGTCGGGTGGTACGTACAAAGGCGTCGCACCGGGTGCCAAGGTGATCAGCGGCAAGGTGCTGAACGACGAGGGATTCGGGGACGACTCCGCCATCATCGCGGGCATGGAGTGGGCCGCCGACGAGGGCGCGGACATCATCAACCTCAGCCTCGGCGGCTCGGACTCCCCGGGTGTCGACCCCATGGAGGAGGAGGTCAACAGGCTGTCCGCCGAGAAGGGAGTCCTGTTCGCCATCGCGGCGGGCAACGACGGCGAGTACGGCCAGTCGACGGTGGGCTCGCCGGGCAGCGCGGACGCCGCGCTGACCGTCGGCGCCGTCGACAAGGACGACAAGCTGGCGGCCTTCTCCAGCATCGGGCCGCGCGTCGGTGACGGCGCCGTGAAGCCGGACGTGACCGCCCCCGGCGTCGCCATCACCGCGGCCGCCGCCTCCGGCAGCGCGTTCGACACCGACCCCGGCATCCCGCACCCGGCCCCCGGCTACCTGCAGCTCGACGGCACCTCCATGGCCACCCCGCACGTAGCGGGCGCTGCGGCGATCCTCAAACAGCAGCACCCGACCTGGAAGGCGACCGAGCTCAAGGCCGCGCTGATCGCGTCCGCCAAGGGCGGCGACTACACCGTGTTCCAGCAGGGCTCGGGCCGCATCCAGGTCGACAAGGCACTGTCCCAGAGCGTGATCGCCGATCCGGTCTCGCTGACGTTCGGCGTCGCACAGTGGCCGCACACCGACGACCAGCCCCTCACCAGGAAGATCGGCTACCGCAACCTCGGGAGCAGCGACGTCACCCTCGACCTGTCGGTGTCCGTGCTGGACCCGACGGGAAAGCCGGCCCCGGCCGGGTTCTTCGCGCTCGGCACCACCCGGGTGACCGTGCCCGCCGACGGCAGGACCGACGTCGACCTGACCGCCGACACCAGGATCGGTGACGCCGACGGCACCTACTCGGGCTACGTCACCGCCACCGGCGTGGGCCAGTCCGTCCGCACGGCCGTGGCGGCCGTCCGCGAGGTGGAATCGTACGACGTCACGCTCAGGACCCTCGGCCGCGACGGCGCCGACGCGCAGAACTTCTCCAACAGCCTGACCGGCGTCGCCGGCCCCGCCAAGGGCTTCCAGACCCGCATCGACAACGAGCCGGGCACGCACACGATCCGCGTGCCCAAGGGCTCGTACATGCTCGACACGGCCGTCTACCAGGACCCGTCGGACCTCACCAAGGGCACCGACTGGATCTCCCAGCCGAAGCTGGACGTCTCCGGCGACACCACGGTCACCGCCGACGCGCGCACCACCGAACCGGTGGACATCACCGTGCCCGGCCTCGACAGTGCAGACCGCGGGGGGACCTACTACGAGCGCGCGACCGAGATCGGCCGCGTCGGCAACGGCTGGGTCCTCCGCGGCTTCACCGGGTTCCGCACCGCGCACATGGGTCCGGCCGTCACGGACGGCTCGCTCCTGCAGACCTGGGACGCGCACTTCCTCAAGGGCGCCACCACTCAGTACTCGGTGGCCTACGGCGGCGGAACGGAGAAGGTCGCGACCGGCTACACCAAACACGTGAAGGCGGACGAGCTGGCGACGCTCAAGGTCGGCATCGGTGCCTCCGCCGCCGGGAAGACCGCTCTCGTCTCCCCGTACGCCCATCTGCCGGGTGCGCCGGAGGGCAACGGGTTCTCGGCGCCACAGGCGGCACCCGGCACGCGCACCTTCCACGTCTCCACCGCCGACGGCGTCAAGTGGCTGACCAGGATGGATCAGTTGGGCGACCCCGACCAGTGGGGCTACCCGGCCCTCGACGTGGCCTACGAGATGGCCGCGCCGAAACGCTACGAGGCCGGCAGGACGTACCGCGAGAAGTTCAACACCGGCGTGTTCGGCCCGCGTCTGGGCGGAAACATGGGTGTCTTCCGCACCGCACCCGACCCGGCCACGGGCGAGCAGCAACTCATCGGCTCCCTGCCGCTGTTCGCCGACGGCAAGGGCCACGTGGGCTACTCGTCGTACACCTCGGCCACGTCGGCGCTGTACCGCGACGGCGTCAAGGTCGGCGAGAACGACGACCCGCTGAGCGGCGCGAAGCCCTTCACGGTCGACTCCGCCGACGCCGAATACCGGCTGACGACCTCCGTCGAGCGTTCGGCGAAGGTCGCCTCGGCCTCCACCCGCGTCGACACCGGCTTCACGTTCCGCTCCAAGGAGGTCTCGGCCACCACGGCTCTGCCCGTGTCCACGGTCCGCTTCGCGGCCCCCGTCGGCCTCGCCTCGCGCGCCCCGGCGGGCAAGCCGGTCCGGTTCCCGGTGACCGTGCAGGGCTCGGCGGCCGGGAAGAACCTCAAGTCGCTCCTCGTGTCCGTGAGTTACGACGACGGAACGACCTGGCAGCTCGTGAAGGTCGAGAGCGGCAAGATCTCCGTGCGGAACCCCGCGAAGGACCAGGGCATCTCGTTCCTCGCCCATGTCACGGACAAGCAGGGCAACGAGTCGACGCTGACGATCCGCAACGCGTACTACGGCAAGTGA
- a CDS encoding sensor histidine kinase yields the protein MTRRIALTFMALIVLLLVLAVVPLGLSMTQREHTSFRDTTEAANRTIAAAAEEYLSDHRSPADMRRLLEQAERAGDCAAVFDTAGQPVAATGCPGRTEGDEDDQAAGNWGDLAHQVLVHPGTAARERDDRLVVAEPIGDTTRPVGVSVLSRSAESMHDRIASMWWRLALIGAGALVAGVLLSVALARWVGRPLRAVDAAALRLGEGALDVRAPGGRGPQEVRRLASTFNTMAARMETLIHGHRAVVADVSHQLRTPLTALRLRLDLLAAGADDVTAAEFAGAQEEIARLSRLVDGLLAVSRAENAVPRPVPVRVDQVVDDRVVSWEPVARERRVSLTGRCGARLTAYLGAGDLEQVIDNLVANALDAVGEGASVRIEGEATRERVLLRVVDNGPGMSEAAREAAFRRFGNPEASGSGLGLAIVHRLVTANGGSVRLEDTAGGGLSVMLELPAPAPHGPSRGPRTGS from the coding sequence ATGACCCGGCGTATCGCGCTGACCTTCATGGCCCTGATCGTCCTGCTGCTGGTGCTGGCGGTGGTGCCGCTGGGGCTGTCCATGACGCAGCGGGAGCACACCTCTTTCCGGGACACGACCGAGGCGGCGAACCGGACGATCGCCGCCGCGGCGGAGGAGTACCTGTCGGACCATCGCTCTCCCGCCGACATGCGTCGGCTCCTGGAACAGGCCGAGCGGGCGGGCGACTGCGCCGCGGTCTTCGACACGGCGGGACAGCCCGTGGCGGCGACCGGGTGCCCCGGACGAACCGAGGGCGATGAGGACGATCAGGCCGCAGGCAACTGGGGCGACCTGGCGCACCAGGTGCTCGTCCACCCGGGAACAGCGGCACGTGAGCGGGACGACCGGCTGGTCGTCGCGGAGCCGATCGGCGACACCACGCGTCCGGTCGGGGTGTCCGTGCTGTCCCGCTCGGCGGAGAGCATGCACGACCGGATCGCCTCGATGTGGTGGCGACTGGCGCTGATCGGCGCCGGCGCCCTGGTGGCGGGCGTGCTGCTGTCGGTGGCGCTGGCCCGCTGGGTCGGGCGCCCGCTGCGGGCCGTGGACGCCGCCGCGCTGCGGCTCGGCGAGGGTGCGCTGGACGTCAGGGCGCCGGGCGGGCGGGGGCCGCAGGAGGTGCGCAGACTCGCCTCGACGTTCAACACCATGGCGGCCCGCATGGAGACCCTGATCCACGGGCACCGGGCGGTCGTCGCCGACGTCTCGCACCAGCTACGTACGCCGTTGACGGCGTTGCGGCTGCGGCTCGACCTGCTGGCGGCGGGCGCCGACGATGTCACGGCGGCGGAGTTCGCCGGCGCGCAGGAGGAGATCGCCCGGCTGTCCCGGCTGGTGGACGGGCTGCTGGCGGTGTCCCGGGCGGAGAACGCGGTGCCCAGGCCGGTTCCGGTCCGGGTGGACCAAGTGGTGGACGACCGGGTCGTCTCGTGGGAGCCGGTGGCCCGGGAGCGGCGGGTGTCGCTCACCGGGCGCTGCGGCGCCCGGCTGACGGCCTACCTGGGGGCGGGGGATCTGGAGCAGGTGATCGACAACCTGGTGGCCAACGCCCTGGATGCCGTGGGGGAAGGAGCGTCGGTCCGCATCGAGGGAGAGGCGACGCGTGAGCGGGTGCTGCTGCGCGTGGTGGACAACGGGCCCGGGATGAGCGAGGCGGCACGCGAGGCGGCTTTCCGGAGGTTCGGTAATCCGGAGGCGTCCGGCAGCGGCCTGGGTCTGGCCATCGTGCATCGGCTGGTCACCGCCAACGGCGGCTCCGTACGGCTGGAGGACACGGCCGGCGGCGGGCTGAGCGTGATGCTGGAACTTCCCGCGCCGGCGCCGCACGGGCCGTCGCGTGGTCCGCGGACGGGATCTTAA
- a CDS encoding TetR/AcrR family transcriptional regulator gives MATPDTRTQILDAAEHLFAEHGYRGTSIRAITKLAGANLAAVGYHFGSKAELMAAVVRRVVEPITAAQCAGLDTLLARTPDPLVSELVEAFAGPLFDEMPAGDEGGARTSRLIVTILSDPAEEARSWTGPAEDSVRERYFAAFTRVLPGLSPEELWFRMRGIFAVTAVDRLQVHQQPSPGCASPVAGEAARRWAITFLTGAMSAPPIRP, from the coding sequence GTGGCGACCCCAGACACCCGCACCCAGATCCTCGACGCGGCCGAGCACCTCTTCGCCGAGCACGGATACCGCGGCACCTCGATCCGCGCGATCACCAAACTCGCCGGAGCGAACCTGGCCGCCGTCGGTTACCACTTCGGCTCGAAGGCGGAGCTGATGGCGGCAGTCGTCCGCCGCGTGGTCGAGCCCATCACCGCTGCCCAGTGCGCCGGGCTCGACACATTGCTCGCCCGGACCCCCGACCCACTGGTCAGTGAGCTGGTGGAGGCATTCGCGGGGCCGCTGTTCGACGAGATGCCGGCCGGCGACGAGGGCGGCGCCCGGACGTCCCGGCTGATCGTGACGATCCTCAGCGACCCGGCCGAGGAGGCACGCAGTTGGACCGGCCCGGCCGAGGACTCGGTCCGTGAGCGCTACTTCGCAGCCTTCACGCGCGTACTGCCCGGACTTTCCCCGGAGGAGCTGTGGTTCCGGATGCGGGGGATCTTTGCCGTGACGGCCGTCGACCGCCTCCAGGTCCACCAGCAGCCCTCCCCTGGCTGCGCGTCCCCGGTAGCGGGCGAGGCGGCCCGGCGATGGGCGATCACGTTCCTGACGGGGGCGATGAGCGCGCCACCGATCCGGCCCTGA
- a CDS encoding AraC family transcriptional regulator produces MSQIRHQPIAPTSTRFLGGGETIDRHRHDDHQLIYVSSGVLAITTEHGSWIASNDRALWVPANTWHEHRFHGRSRFHTVGFPAQDRTPLLDAERPTVIAVDTLVRELLIALTGTPLTQTEARHIEAVLRDRLRRVTAEPVSLPAARDRRLADACRLVEEELHQPCTLAQLASRVHTSERTLSRLYRDEFGLTFPQWRTRARIFTAMVMLAEGATVTDTAHACGWATTSAFVQTFAQTVGITPGLYRAGMGKSQED; encoded by the coding sequence ATGTCGCAGATCCGCCACCAGCCCATCGCGCCGACCAGTACTCGGTTCCTCGGCGGCGGCGAGACCATCGACCGGCACCGCCACGACGACCACCAGCTCATCTACGTCAGCTCGGGCGTACTCGCGATCACCACGGAACACGGCTCCTGGATCGCCTCCAACGACCGCGCCCTGTGGGTCCCGGCGAACACCTGGCACGAACACCGCTTCCACGGCCGGAGTCGCTTCCACACCGTCGGCTTCCCGGCGCAGGACCGGACTCCCCTGCTCGACGCCGAGCGCCCCACGGTCATCGCCGTCGACACTCTGGTGCGCGAACTGCTCATCGCGCTCACCGGTACTCCCCTCACACAGACTGAGGCCCGGCACATCGAAGCAGTGCTGCGCGACCGGCTGCGCCGCGTGACAGCCGAGCCCGTTTCCCTGCCCGCCGCCCGTGACCGACGACTGGCCGACGCCTGCCGTCTCGTCGAAGAAGAGCTGCACCAGCCGTGCACCCTCGCCCAGCTCGCCTCCCGTGTGCACACAAGCGAGCGCACCCTCTCCCGCCTCTACCGCGACGAGTTCGGCCTGACGTTCCCTCAATGGCGTACCCGCGCGCGGATCTTCACCGCGATGGTCATGCTCGCCGAGGGCGCCACCGTCACCGACACCGCCCACGCCTGCGGATGGGCGACAACGAGCGCCTTCGTCCAGACCTTCGCCCAGACGGTGGGCATCACCCCCGGTCTCTACCGCGCGGGCATGGGCAAATCGCAGGAGGATTGA